One Salmo trutta chromosome 12, fSalTru1.1, whole genome shotgun sequence genomic region harbors:
- the ehmt1b gene encoding histone-lysine N-methyltransferase EHMT1 isoform X4: MASVQAEPTGLAEGRLGKGESMDEGMESPGDREEEGDTLRDEEVAARLGSSPGAEVELNGTYESVEVGNGHQSPTPLVSQDNKSQVVIENGTLETDPPHGSVTGSNGYILSKQQEGGSSTGTGLVAAPHRTSWLPSGTTMVGHTTTTFLSSAAGHAHSPGALRTDNHQAGSPSGQGGSDTETKNGTSPSDSPAPSPLSIAIHRARKTMSRPASNQTLKLLNRELTEPNGADEESQNGPEEEKTSPSQNQLPQSQNDMPAAATAKSQTAASASRKKKRKMGTYSLVPRKKTKVLRQLTVVEMFSQLQQSTQSTQPKEVAHVNGERMENESEEEDLEDGEEWEEEEEQGGEEGVPTGQEKSRTSCLALQGEEPDSEESAEEEEEENESDLSSESSVKKRLKKKVKGDNAWLRPSRKRKRKPKPKIEGLPGTVPQPQGQAGLNKEYTEVPLHLLNLKAQEKLLSSLHTGVSGAMGSVEPDMVQELPLCSCRMETPKSREILTLADRKCMATESVDQQLSRCQSAVLKHEMMRPSNSVQLLVLCEDHRAGMVKHQCCPGCGFFCRAGTFMECQPDINISHRFHQACASVLKGQTFCPHCGEEASKAKEVTIAKADTTSTVPATRAAYDPATPRTAEGRADTTTGGPFCLSVGGDLGGRADSSLSIPPEHTLDTNSFPGGSRTGVLLPAVGMGIGIGVGAAPKETLESILLALDTEKPKKLRFHPKQLFISAKQGEIQKVLLMLVDGVDPNFKMESQSRRTPLHVASEAGHQEICHLLVQSGANLDICDEDQRTPLMEACENNHLEAVCYLLRAGAIASHKDVEGFTCLHLAAKIGHYNIVEHLLSTGLIDINCQDDGGWTAMIWATEYKHLEQVKMLLNKGADINIRDKEENICLHWAAFSGSVEIAELLLESKCDLHAVNIHGDSPLHIAARENRLDCVTLFLSRGADVNLKNREGETPPDCCSHSSRVWLTLQTNRRVKEARSSTQGEKVLNRDIARGYEGVPVPCVNSVDSEPCPDNYKYVPDNCVTSPMNIDKNITHLQYCVCKDDCSSSSCMCGQLSLRCWYDKDGRLLPEFCREEPPLIFECNHACSCWRTCKNRVVQNGLRVRLQLFRTSRMGWGVRTLQEIPQGTFVCEYVGEIISDAEADVRENDSYLFNLDGKEGDVYCIDARFYGNISRFINHMCEPNLFPCRVFTAHQDLRFPHIAFFTCETIKAGEELGFDYGDHFWDIKGKHFSCECGSPKCKYSAAVIALRQADSSPQDQQPSTLPDTSSSTTPS, from the exons ATGGCTTCCGTGCAAGCCGAG cCCACAGGTCTGGCCGAAGGCAGATTGGGTAAAGGGGAGTCCATGGATGAGGGGATGGAATCACCTGGGGAccgagaggaggaaggag ACACATTGAGAGACGAGGAGGTAGCTGCCAGACTGGGATCCTCCCCCGGAGCAGAGGTGGAGCTAAACGGAACCTATGAGAGCGTAGAGGTGGGGAACGGACACCAGTCCCCCACCCCCCTGGTCTCCCAGGACAACAAGTCTCAGGTGGTCATAGAGAATGGGACGTTGGAGACCGACCCACCTCACGGTTCCGTCACCGGGAGTAATGGATACATCCTCAGCAAGCAGCAGGAGGGGGGGTCTTCAACGGGGACAGGCTTGGTGGCTGCCCCACATAGGACTAGCTGGTTGCCCTCCGGCACCACAATGGTGGGACACACCACCACAACCTTCCTGTCCTCCGCAGCAGGGCACGCCCACAGTCCTGGCGCACTAAGAACTGACAACCACCAGGCCGGCTCCCCGTCGGGACAGGGGGGCTCAGACACAGAGACTAAAAATGGCACGTCCCCTAGTGACTCCCCCGCCCCGTCTCCGCTGTCCATCGCCATACACCGAGCACGCAAGACCATGTCCAGGCCAGCGTCCAACCAGACACTAAAG CTTCTAAACAGGGAATTAACAGAACCAAACGGTGCAGACGAGGAGAGTCAGAATGGAccagaggaggagaagacatcCCCCTCCCAGAACCAGCTACCTCAGAGCCAAAACGACATGCCGGCTGCAGCCACAGCCAAGTCCCAGACAG CAGCGTCGGCATCGAGGAAGAAGAAAAGGAAGATGGGAACATACAGTCTGGTCCCCAGGAAGAAAACCAAAGTGCTGAGGCAGCTGACAGTGGTGGAGATGTTTAGTCAACTTCAACAATCAACTCAAAGCACACAG CCTAAAGAGGTAGCACACGTCAACGGGGAAAGGATGGAGAATGAGTCAGAGGAGGAAGATTTGGAAGATGGAGAGGaatgggaggaagaggaggagcagggtGGAGAGGAAGGTGTCCCCACGGGCCAGGAGAAGAGTCGAACATCATGCCTTGCCCTTCAG GGAGAGGAGCCGGACTCTGAGGAATCAgctgaagaggaagaagaggagaacgAGTCTGACTTG AGCTCGGAATCCAGCGTGAAGAAGAGATTGAAAAAGAAAGTAAAGGGAGACAACGCCTGGCTCCGGCCATCCAGGAAACGGAAAAGGAAGCCTAAGCCCAAGATTGAGGGACTCCCTG GCACAGTTCCCCAGCCCCAGGGGCAGGCAGGCCTCAATAAGGAGTACACAGAGGTTCCTCTCCActtactcaacctcaaagcccaGGAGAAGCTGCTCTCCTCACTGCACACAG GAGTTTCTGGGGCTATGGGAAGTGTGGAGCCAGATATGGTGCAGGAGCTGCCACTCTGCAGCTGTCGCATGGAGACGCCCAAGAGTCGGGAGATCCTCACGCTGGCCGACAGGAAGTGCATGGCCACGGAGAGCGTCGACCAACAG CTGAGCCGGTGTCAGAGTGCGGTTCTAAAGCATGAGATGATGCGTCCCTCAAATTCTGTGCAGCTGCTGGTGCTGTGTGAGGACCACCGGGCCGGCATGGTCAAGCACCAGTGCTGCCCCGGCTGTGGCTTCTTCTGCAGAGCC GGTACCTTCATGGAGTGCCAACCGGACATCAACATCTCCCACCGTTTCCACCAGGCCTGTGCCTCGGTACTGAAGGGCCAGACCTTCTGTCCACACTGTGGGGAGGAGGCCAGCAAGGCCAAGGAGGTAACCATTGCCAAGGCCGACACAACCTCCACCGTGCCTGCCACACGTGCTGCATATGACCCTGCCACGCCCAGGACCGCGGAGGGCAGGGCAGACACCACAACTGGAGG tccattctgtctctctgtgggaGGTGATCTGGGTGGCCGAGCAGacagctctctctccatcccacccgagcacacactggacaccaACTCCTTCCCTGGGGGCTCCAGAACCGGAGTACTGCTTCCTGCTGTGGGCATGGGGATCGGCATAGGAGTGGGCGCCGCCCCTAAAGAGACCTTGGAGAGCATCCTGCTGGCACTGGACACAGAGAA GCCCAAGAAGCTGCGGTTTCACCCCAAGCAGCTGTTTATCTCTGCTAAACAGGGGGAAATACAGAAGGTCTTGCTCATGTTGG TGGATGGGGTAGACCCTAACTTTAAGATGGAGAGCCAGAGCAGACGCACCCCTCTCCATGTAGCATCTGAGGCAGGCCACCAGGAGATCTGTCACCTGCTGGTTCAG tCTGGTGCTAACCTGGACATCTGCGATGAGGACCAGCGCACGCCCCTGATGGAGGCCTGTGAGAACAACCACCTGGAGGCGGTCTGCTACCTACTGAGGGCAGGAGCCATCGCCAGCCACAAG GATGTGGAGGGGTTCACTTGTCTCCACCTAGCTGCTAAGATTGGCCATTATAACATTGTGGAGCATCTCCTCTCCACAGGACTCATAGACATCAACTGTCAG GACGATGGCGGTTGGACGGCTATGATTTGGGCAACAGAGTATAAGCACCTAGAGCAGGTGAAGATGCTGCTCAATAAAGGGGCTGACATCAACATCAGGGACAAG GAGGAGAACATCTGTCTCCACTGGGCGGCCTTCTCTGGCAGTGTGGAGATTGCTGAGCTCCTCCTAGAGTCCAAGTGTGACCTCCATGCTGTCAACATCCACGGAGACTCCCCTCTGCACATCGCTGCACGGGAGAACAGGCTCGACTGTGTCAC GCTCTTTCTGTCTCGCGGGGCGGATGTCAACCTGAAGAACCGTGAGGGGGAGACGCCGCCAGACTGCTGCAGCCACAGTTCCAGGGTCTGGCTCACCCTGCAGACTAACAGGAGGGTGAAGGAGGCCAGGAGCAGCACccagggggagaaggtccttAACAG AGACATAGCCCGGGGGTATGAGGGAGTTCCAGTCCCCTGTGTCAACTCAGTGGACAGTGAGCCCTGtccggacaactacaaatatgTCCCAGACAACTGTGTCACCTCCCCCATGAACATAGACAAGAACATCACACACTTACAG TACTGTGTGTGTAAAGACGACTGCTCCTCAAGCAGCTGCATGTGTGGCCAGCTTAGCCTGCGCTGTTGGTATGACAAG GATGGTCGTCTGCTCCCGGAGTTCTGTCGTGAGGAACCGCCCCTCATCTTCGAGTGCAACCATGCCTGCTCCTGCTGGAGAACCTGCAAGAACCGCGTGGTGCAGAACGGACTGAG GGTACGGCTCCAGCTGTTCCGGACCAGTCGTATGGGCTGGGGGGTGCGGACACTGCAGGAAATTCCCCAGGGAACCTTTGTGTGCGA GTACGTGGGGGAGATCATCTCTGACGCAGAGGCAGATGTCAGGGAAAACGACTCCTACCTGTTCAACCTAGACGGCAAG GAGGGTGACGTGTACTGTATCGACGCCCGTTTCTATGGCAACATCAGCCGGTTCATTAACCACATGTGCGAGCCGAACCTGTTCCCCTGCCGGGTTTTCACGGCACACCAGGACTTGCGCTTCCCCCATATCGCATTCTTCACCTGCGAGACCATCAAGGCTGGGGAAGAGCTAGG ATTTGACTACGGTGACCATTTCTGGGACATCAAGGGGAAGCACTTTAGCTGTGAGTGCGGCTCTCCCAAGTGCAAGTACTCAGCGGCGGTCATTGCCCTGCGCCAGGCAGACAGCTCGCCCCAGGACCAGCAGCCCAGCACCCTCCCTGATACCAGCTCCTCTACCACCCCCTCCTGA
- the ehmt1b gene encoding histone-lysine N-methyltransferase EHMT1 isoform X5: protein MPTGLAEGRLGKGESMDEGMESPGDREEEGDTLRDEEVAARLGSSPGAEVELNGTYESVEVGNGHQSPTPLVSQDNKSQVVIENGTLETDPPHGSVTGSNGYILSKQQEGGSSTGTGLVAAPHRTSWLPSGTTMVGHTTTTFLSSAAGHAHSPGALRTDNHQAGSPSGQGGSDTETKNGTSPSDSPAPSPLSIAIHRARKTMSRPASNQTLKLLNRELTEPNGADEESQNGPEEEKTSPSQNQLPQSQNDMPAAATAKSQTAASASRKKKRKMGTYSLVPRKKTKVLRQLTVVEMFSQLQQSTQSTQPKEVAHVNGERMENESEEEDLEDGEEWEEEEEQGGEEGVPTGQEKSRTSCLALQGEEPDSEESAEEEEEENESDLSSESSVKKRLKKKVKGDNAWLRPSRKRKRKPKPKIEGLPGTVPQPQGQAGLNKEYTEVPLHLLNLKAQEKLLSSLHTGVSGAMGSVEPDMVQELPLCSCRMETPKSREILTLADRKCMATESVDQQLSRCQSAVLKHEMMRPSNSVQLLVLCEDHRAGMVKHQCCPGCGFFCRAGTFMECQPDINISHRFHQACASVLKGQTFCPHCGEEASKAKEVTIAKADTTSTVPATRAAYDPATPRTAEGRADTTTGGPFCLSVGGDLGGRADSSLSIPPEHTLDTNSFPGGSRTGVLLPAVGMGIGIGVGAAPKETLESILLALDTEKPKKLRFHPKQLFISAKQGEIQKVLLMLVDGVDPNFKMESQSRRTPLHVASEAGHQEICHLLVQSGANLDICDEDQRTPLMEACENNHLEAVCYLLRAGAIASHKDVEGFTCLHLAAKIGHYNIVEHLLSTGLIDINCQDDGGWTAMIWATEYKHLEQVKMLLNKGADINIRDKEENICLHWAAFSGSVEIAELLLESKCDLHAVNIHGDSPLHIAARENRLDCVTLFLSRGADVNLKNREGETPPDCCSHSSRVWLTLQTNRRVKEARSSTQGEKVLNRDIARGYEGVPVPCVNSVDSEPCPDNYKYVPDNCVTSPMNIDKNITHLQYCVCKDDCSSSSCMCGQLSLRCWYDKDGRLLPEFCREEPPLIFECNHACSCWRTCKNRVVQNGLRVRLQLFRTSRMGWGVRTLQEIPQGTFVCEYVGEIISDAEADVRENDSYLFNLDGKEGDVYCIDARFYGNISRFINHMCEPNLFPCRVFTAHQDLRFPHIAFFTCETIKAGEELGFDYGDHFWDIKGKHFSCECGSPKCKYSAAVIALRQADSSPQDQQPSTLPDTSSSTTPS from the exons atg cCCACAGGTCTGGCCGAAGGCAGATTGGGTAAAGGGGAGTCCATGGATGAGGGGATGGAATCACCTGGGGAccgagaggaggaaggag ACACATTGAGAGACGAGGAGGTAGCTGCCAGACTGGGATCCTCCCCCGGAGCAGAGGTGGAGCTAAACGGAACCTATGAGAGCGTAGAGGTGGGGAACGGACACCAGTCCCCCACCCCCCTGGTCTCCCAGGACAACAAGTCTCAGGTGGTCATAGAGAATGGGACGTTGGAGACCGACCCACCTCACGGTTCCGTCACCGGGAGTAATGGATACATCCTCAGCAAGCAGCAGGAGGGGGGGTCTTCAACGGGGACAGGCTTGGTGGCTGCCCCACATAGGACTAGCTGGTTGCCCTCCGGCACCACAATGGTGGGACACACCACCACAACCTTCCTGTCCTCCGCAGCAGGGCACGCCCACAGTCCTGGCGCACTAAGAACTGACAACCACCAGGCCGGCTCCCCGTCGGGACAGGGGGGCTCAGACACAGAGACTAAAAATGGCACGTCCCCTAGTGACTCCCCCGCCCCGTCTCCGCTGTCCATCGCCATACACCGAGCACGCAAGACCATGTCCAGGCCAGCGTCCAACCAGACACTAAAG CTTCTAAACAGGGAATTAACAGAACCAAACGGTGCAGACGAGGAGAGTCAGAATGGAccagaggaggagaagacatcCCCCTCCCAGAACCAGCTACCTCAGAGCCAAAACGACATGCCGGCTGCAGCCACAGCCAAGTCCCAGACAG CAGCGTCGGCATCGAGGAAGAAGAAAAGGAAGATGGGAACATACAGTCTGGTCCCCAGGAAGAAAACCAAAGTGCTGAGGCAGCTGACAGTGGTGGAGATGTTTAGTCAACTTCAACAATCAACTCAAAGCACACAG CCTAAAGAGGTAGCACACGTCAACGGGGAAAGGATGGAGAATGAGTCAGAGGAGGAAGATTTGGAAGATGGAGAGGaatgggaggaagaggaggagcagggtGGAGAGGAAGGTGTCCCCACGGGCCAGGAGAAGAGTCGAACATCATGCCTTGCCCTTCAG GGAGAGGAGCCGGACTCTGAGGAATCAgctgaagaggaagaagaggagaacgAGTCTGACTTG AGCTCGGAATCCAGCGTGAAGAAGAGATTGAAAAAGAAAGTAAAGGGAGACAACGCCTGGCTCCGGCCATCCAGGAAACGGAAAAGGAAGCCTAAGCCCAAGATTGAGGGACTCCCTG GCACAGTTCCCCAGCCCCAGGGGCAGGCAGGCCTCAATAAGGAGTACACAGAGGTTCCTCTCCActtactcaacctcaaagcccaGGAGAAGCTGCTCTCCTCACTGCACACAG GAGTTTCTGGGGCTATGGGAAGTGTGGAGCCAGATATGGTGCAGGAGCTGCCACTCTGCAGCTGTCGCATGGAGACGCCCAAGAGTCGGGAGATCCTCACGCTGGCCGACAGGAAGTGCATGGCCACGGAGAGCGTCGACCAACAG CTGAGCCGGTGTCAGAGTGCGGTTCTAAAGCATGAGATGATGCGTCCCTCAAATTCTGTGCAGCTGCTGGTGCTGTGTGAGGACCACCGGGCCGGCATGGTCAAGCACCAGTGCTGCCCCGGCTGTGGCTTCTTCTGCAGAGCC GGTACCTTCATGGAGTGCCAACCGGACATCAACATCTCCCACCGTTTCCACCAGGCCTGTGCCTCGGTACTGAAGGGCCAGACCTTCTGTCCACACTGTGGGGAGGAGGCCAGCAAGGCCAAGGAGGTAACCATTGCCAAGGCCGACACAACCTCCACCGTGCCTGCCACACGTGCTGCATATGACCCTGCCACGCCCAGGACCGCGGAGGGCAGGGCAGACACCACAACTGGAGG tccattctgtctctctgtgggaGGTGATCTGGGTGGCCGAGCAGacagctctctctccatcccacccgagcacacactggacaccaACTCCTTCCCTGGGGGCTCCAGAACCGGAGTACTGCTTCCTGCTGTGGGCATGGGGATCGGCATAGGAGTGGGCGCCGCCCCTAAAGAGACCTTGGAGAGCATCCTGCTGGCACTGGACACAGAGAA GCCCAAGAAGCTGCGGTTTCACCCCAAGCAGCTGTTTATCTCTGCTAAACAGGGGGAAATACAGAAGGTCTTGCTCATGTTGG TGGATGGGGTAGACCCTAACTTTAAGATGGAGAGCCAGAGCAGACGCACCCCTCTCCATGTAGCATCTGAGGCAGGCCACCAGGAGATCTGTCACCTGCTGGTTCAG tCTGGTGCTAACCTGGACATCTGCGATGAGGACCAGCGCACGCCCCTGATGGAGGCCTGTGAGAACAACCACCTGGAGGCGGTCTGCTACCTACTGAGGGCAGGAGCCATCGCCAGCCACAAG GATGTGGAGGGGTTCACTTGTCTCCACCTAGCTGCTAAGATTGGCCATTATAACATTGTGGAGCATCTCCTCTCCACAGGACTCATAGACATCAACTGTCAG GACGATGGCGGTTGGACGGCTATGATTTGGGCAACAGAGTATAAGCACCTAGAGCAGGTGAAGATGCTGCTCAATAAAGGGGCTGACATCAACATCAGGGACAAG GAGGAGAACATCTGTCTCCACTGGGCGGCCTTCTCTGGCAGTGTGGAGATTGCTGAGCTCCTCCTAGAGTCCAAGTGTGACCTCCATGCTGTCAACATCCACGGAGACTCCCCTCTGCACATCGCTGCACGGGAGAACAGGCTCGACTGTGTCAC GCTCTTTCTGTCTCGCGGGGCGGATGTCAACCTGAAGAACCGTGAGGGGGAGACGCCGCCAGACTGCTGCAGCCACAGTTCCAGGGTCTGGCTCACCCTGCAGACTAACAGGAGGGTGAAGGAGGCCAGGAGCAGCACccagggggagaaggtccttAACAG AGACATAGCCCGGGGGTATGAGGGAGTTCCAGTCCCCTGTGTCAACTCAGTGGACAGTGAGCCCTGtccggacaactacaaatatgTCCCAGACAACTGTGTCACCTCCCCCATGAACATAGACAAGAACATCACACACTTACAG TACTGTGTGTGTAAAGACGACTGCTCCTCAAGCAGCTGCATGTGTGGCCAGCTTAGCCTGCGCTGTTGGTATGACAAG GATGGTCGTCTGCTCCCGGAGTTCTGTCGTGAGGAACCGCCCCTCATCTTCGAGTGCAACCATGCCTGCTCCTGCTGGAGAACCTGCAAGAACCGCGTGGTGCAGAACGGACTGAG GGTACGGCTCCAGCTGTTCCGGACCAGTCGTATGGGCTGGGGGGTGCGGACACTGCAGGAAATTCCCCAGGGAACCTTTGTGTGCGA GTACGTGGGGGAGATCATCTCTGACGCAGAGGCAGATGTCAGGGAAAACGACTCCTACCTGTTCAACCTAGACGGCAAG GAGGGTGACGTGTACTGTATCGACGCCCGTTTCTATGGCAACATCAGCCGGTTCATTAACCACATGTGCGAGCCGAACCTGTTCCCCTGCCGGGTTTTCACGGCACACCAGGACTTGCGCTTCCCCCATATCGCATTCTTCACCTGCGAGACCATCAAGGCTGGGGAAGAGCTAGG ATTTGACTACGGTGACCATTTCTGGGACATCAAGGGGAAGCACTTTAGCTGTGAGTGCGGCTCTCCCAAGTGCAAGTACTCAGCGGCGGTCATTGCCCTGCGCCAGGCAGACAGCTCGCCCCAGGACCAGCAGCCCAGCACCCTCCCTGATACCAGCTCCTCTACCACCCCCTCCTGA